Part of the Phacochoerus africanus isolate WHEZ1 chromosome 8, ROS_Pafr_v1, whole genome shotgun sequence genome is shown below.
CCAACTCTTGGGTCTGTAGCTGGGGCGGAAGGGAGAAGCGTGGACTGGAtgctaggaacctccatttgcatCCTGGTGGCACCATCCTTTCATTCGTGGCCCTGGGATGGTCGTCTCTGCCCAGCAGAGGGGACCACATCTCCCAGGGCTGGCAATGTCCATACTCAGTgaccagcagcagctgcagcaaacCCACTAGGTGTGGCAGGGAGGAGCCCGGCTGCTGGGTCCAGGACGCTCCCCGGCAGCAGGAGCCCGTCCCCACACTCTGACCAGCGCAGCCTCCTCTGAGCATGCTTACTGCACCTTAGGGTGGCCTTGGTTGGACTCATCTGCTGAACCAGCACCCTGGCACAGatcccctccccagccttcctCTGTGCCAACTCCTCACCAGCAGAGATGGTGCCATCTCTCCTCTGAGTCTTGTGCCTTCGCCCCTATGGTGGGAGTGCTTTTGGCACAGAAATTGGCAAGCGCTACAAACCAgagctcccccgcccccaggttGTGAATATTCACCAGCAAAGCACTGCAGGGGCGGCCCTTCTGGGGGAGGAAAGGGTGGTGTCCCAGGAGCTCACATGGACGGGGCAGACGCTGCTGCATTTCTTTTCCAGCGGGTCATCTCAGAGAGGACTGACTACTACAACCAGCTGAAACAGAAGGGTGTCAAAGTGCCCCCCCTGCAGCAGTCGGAGATCTTATCCTCCACCGGCAAGTCCAAGAAGATAAGCTCCAAGTAGGCTGAGCCCAGGCACAGCCAGCCCAGGGAGGCCAGGACGCAGCCAGGCTGCACCCTGGGTGACCgtcccttccccctccaccttcTGCCCCTGTGGCCCCACAATTGTGCTCCTATTCAGAATTACACCATCTGTTAGCCATGGTCTCCCCTTCTTCACCAAGACCCCCAGGGGGCTTGGGCTACACTGACATCCCCCATTCTGAAACTCACTCCTTGGAGGTCGGCACAGCAGCCCGCACCCCCTGGCCCTTTTCTGGGGAAACCCCAGACGGAGCAGGGTGTCCTCTGGTGGTCCCTGCCTCCGGCCTCCTTATCCACCATCTTGGGTCCAGGCCCCACAGGGGTCCTCCTTTGCTTCCAGCTGCACACGCCTGCAGTGGCTCCCTGGCTGGGTTGCCCCCTGCAGGGGCACTGTTTTGCTAATGCGACCTTGTGGAAGGTGGGTCTGGGGTGCGGCACTTCTGGTTCCCTCCATCGCTCCAGGAATGAAAGCTCCGCGAGGAGAGGCACGCTTGTCTGTGTCCTTCACAGATGTCTGCGCCCCGCACACAAACACGTGCGGGACGAGTCTGTCCTGGCATCTTCTCTTTGCTCTCCGCCCCCACCTGTCCATGCATCTTTCCTTTCGTGGccgccctgccctggcctccgGCCGCTCAGAGCGAATGGAATGCCGGCAGGCGGCTGGGGACGCCGAGGACCTGGCGCCAAGCTCGGCGCACGCCCGGGGCGCCCGCGCGAAACATCTCGTGTCACCGGTGTAGTCGGGCGCTCTCGGGGGCCCCGAGCCCTGCGCTCGAGCCCTGTTCCCCGCGGGTTCTGGAGGAGAACCGGGCGCCAGTGCGGGACTTCAACAGTGGGGAGGGTGTTTGTTGATCCCGGCTGCGTCTGGGCGCTGGGACCCGCACGCCCCGCGGCCCCGGCTGCCCTTTGCCCCCGCAGCACACGCCTTGTGGAAGCGGGCCTCTCCCGCCCCTGCCACGCCCCCGGGAACGGCCGGCCCCTTCGCCGGGCCCCACATTTTGGGGAGCTGGGCGGCTGCCTGCCCCAGGCCTCTCCCCGTTTGGGTACCGCCTTTTGaacccaggcccctccctgccccgccccaggcTTCCCCCTTAAGGCCTCGCCCAGCCCACCTGGCCCCGCCCCatcaggccccgcccccgccctcctcGCTCGCGCTCGGCCCCACCAGGccccgcccaggccccgcccccgaaAAGGCCCCGCCCCCCAGTCCTGGACACGTCTGTTGCGCGCCGAGCGGCAGGGGGCGGACGCACCAGGTGAGACGCGGGTTCTGGGGGCAGCTCCTGGGGGCAGCTCCTTGGAGCAGGCAGAGGCGGGAGGTGGGCCTGGCTGCGACAGCCCCCAGTCCTCCGAGGCCGCGGACTCCCTAGCCTGCGAACAGCCAGCCTGGGAGAGTGGCGTTGAGGGGGTGGAGCGGGGTTGAGGCTGTCCCCAGCCCACCGACCCCCAGGCTAACTGCCTGCGCAGCTCCTGCTGGCCGCCCGGGGCCGCCCCAGGGCCCCTTTCCCTTCCTGGCCCCTGGCAGCGCCGCTCCTCTTcaccttttatcttctttttttaagtttggagGCATCTGAGGCCCCTCAGACCCCAAACTGCAGGCTGGGAGGAGGTGAGATCCACTGGGCAGGCTCTGACCTTCCCGGGCAGCAGCGGCTTCGTCCCCGCGCCAGGATTCTTCCTTGTAAGTTGTGGGCTCCACGaggtgcgggggtggggtggggtgggggggtgaaggAGTCTAGTGTCTGTGCGCCCCCTGTGCCTGTCACGCCCCCAGGAGGCCAtggcacgcccccccccccccccaaggctcCTAGGGCTTAGCAGGTGTCCCCCTGCCAGGCAGGACAGCCCAAGGGGCCTGTGACACGGTGTGAGCATAGCATGTGGGTTGGACAGAACATTACTGGCAAGTGAGTGAAGCCCTCAGCAGTTCAGCGTCAGCATCTCACCAGCTCCTGGTGGCTTTGAGACTGCTTGAGAGCCGCATTAGTCAGGAACCTGTTCTGCTGCAGATGACAgaaacccactgtcctgggcttgGACAGAGTGGGGCTGGCTCTGCCTGCACCCAGAAGCCCATTGGTGGGCAGCTGGTGTAGATGTGGAGACTTGGCGCTGTCCACTGGAGTGGCGGGGTGTCCAGATTGTAAAATGGCTGCTCGGCTCCGGTCATCACACCAAGGCAGGAAAAAGGAGGTGGCTGTTCTTGCTTTCATGAGATCAAAGCCTCCTACCCGCTGTGCACCTCAGCTCCTTGCTCACATCTGGGTGACGTGGAAAAGCAGGGATCCGAGTAATGAACTTGTCTTAGCCACGGCTGTCACGTGGGGCCGGCATTGCTGcctggaacaaggcagggatTCTGGCCACGGGACGGAGGGGGCGGGCGTTAGGTGGGTAGCTAACAGTCAGCCCATCGCCCCTTTCCTGGATGTACACTGGGAAGGCAGAAGCTGCACTCAGCAAATGCTTGGCCGCCTTCGGGCCGGAGACACAGCCTGCATGGCTGCCCAGAGCACCCGCACGGGAAGGACAGGCTGTGTGGCTTGGAGACAAACTTGCTGCTTCCTCTCCACAGGCTTGGGGTTGTGTGGAAAGAGGGAACGTGGAAGCATGTCGGGGTTTGAGAACTGGTGGTTTCATGAGTTTCTGGGTTGGCGTCTTGATCCTACGAGGCCCTCTGTGACTTTAAGCCCCTGAGACGGAACTTACTTGGAAGAAAGGGCAGTTTTTTCCCTGGCTGGTGGGAGCCAGAAGGAAGGGGCCTCCTCAGCCCCTGGACCCCCAGTGGGCCCCGGTGCCCTCCTAGCCCCGCTTGCCCCCCAGCGTTGGTGAGGGAGGGGCTGCAGCACAGACAGGCCAGAGGACGAAGCTGCTGCCTTCTGCCAGGCCTGCTCCCCTGCTGGATGATGGCCGTGCCAGCCACCCCCAGGCCTGCTCCCCTTTGCCCCGTCCTTTGCTTCCCGGCAGGGATGGTCCTGGGGCTTATCTGGCAGGAACGAGGCAGGGAAGGCTCTTATCAGGCCTGGCAACCTGGCCCCCGCCGAGGGCCTGCAGTGTCCTGTGTCTTGTCTCCGGAGTGGCAGCAGCTGGGCCTGGAGGGGCCTCCACCCCCAGGGAGCCAGCGGGTCGGAGATGCAGCCTCTCACATTCCTGAGGGcggggtttggcctatgttcagGTTCCCGGTTGGAattgcctctgcctcctcccctgtgaccctgggcaagtggcTTCAGCACTGGTCCTGGTCCCCTCCTCAGCTGGACCGGGGATGCAAGCCCACCtcagcctcccccctcccccgtcccGCCCCCAGGCAGACCTCACCTTAAAACCAGTGCCACCTGGAGTCACTGCCCCGCCCCTACCAGGGCCAGAACAAGGGGCCTCACAAGCCTCAgccaccctctgcccctcccgCCAGAGCCCCGCGGCCCAGATGCAGCCCCAGGAGAGCAGCGTCCAGTACAGCCGGTGGGAAGACGGCGGCAGCCGGGATGGAGTCAGCGTGGCCAGCGGGCCCGGCGCGGAGGAGGCCTCGGGCTGGGCGAGGTGAGCCGCCGGGAGGAGGTGCCCTGCCGGCCCTCCTGCCGTGGCCGGCTGGCTGCCCACACCGAGGTCTCAACAGACCCGGGCCCTtcttcttcccccacctccctcctgtcTCTCAGGTCCAGCGCACCCAGGCTGCCCGGCCCCGTGCCCCCTCgtcccccagccctccccttaCTCCGCTCGGGGCTGCCAGAGGCTCACGGCCCGCGGTTCTCACCCTAGGGTCTCCCGGAAGCTGTGCTCCGGCAAGCTGGGCATCTCCTTGAAGGTGCTGGGCGGAGTGGCCCTCTTCTGGGCCGTGTTTATCCTGGGCTACATCACCGGCTACTACGTGCACAAGTGCAAATAAGCACTGCTCAGCACGCGCCCGGCCCGGCTCCGAGGGACGCGAGAGGCCCTCTGTGTGCACGGAGCCCCATCTGCGCAGACCTCGTGTACACGCCGTCCCCCGTGTACACAGACCCCTCTCCCTGTTCACAGCCCTGCCTTGTACACAGACCCCCCCACCCTGCATCCAAGGCTCCAGGGGCACCTGGGACACCAGCTGGCACAGTATCACAGGCACCTACAGTCTTACAACCAAACAGGGACACGGGTACACAAGGACACgcggacacacatacacacctggCACCTACCACCACCCAGGGGCACCCGTGGCTGGGAGACGGGGCCCAGCCTGGGTGGGGCTACAGGACACACCCCCGTTGTACAAGGATGGCTCTGAGGGGGCTGCGTGTCCCTCTGTCCATCCGCCCTCCCCGGGGCCTGAGTTCTTCCTGACCAAAATGGGGAGGGTCTCTACCCCACCCCCGCTGCATCTTCCCTCCAGGATCCAGGAAGGTGGGCATATTCCCTggggctgcccacctggcaggGTGGGCCCTGTGGGCGCCCAGCCCCTCTACCCACACCCCGCAGGAGGACCAGACCCAGTCATTAAATGGCTGTTGAACTTAAACATGGATGATGGTCTGTCCCATGAGGCGTGACCTAGGGTGTCGGAGGGGAGGCCAGCTGGCCAGGGGGCCTGTGCAAAGGGCCTGCGTGCCTCCCGCTTGGCCCTGGACCTTGGAACGTGCCTGGTCCTGGCTGGGCCCTCGGGTGGGAGGTGAGAAGGCCGGGGCGGGCCTGTGGGCCAGCGTGTGGCCGGACCTGCTCCCGCCTCCTCGCAGAGGGTGTCTCCTGGGCTGCACGCTTGGCTCCCCGCCTGCTGTGAACCATGTCTCATACCCGCAGACCCCTTGCCAGAAACAGCTCAAGAAAgagggtctggagttcccgtcgtggtgcagcggaaacgaatccgactgggaaccatgaggctgcgggttcgatccctggcctcgctcagtgggataaggatccggcgttgccgtgagctctggtgtaggttgcagacacagctcggattccactttgctgtggctgtgatgtaggctggcagctgtagctctgaatagacccctaacctgggaacctccatatggcatggatgcagccctaaaaaaaagcaaaaagacaacaaaaaaagtgggTCTCGCCCCAGAACCGAGGGTGGGAGACGGGGCCACAGGACGAACCTGGTATCAGAGGTCCCCCTGGGGCAGGGGCGGAGGGCCTGGTCTAGCAGCCCTGGTCTTGGCCTCAGCAGGAGAGTGTCCCCACATTTGGCCACACTTGGGGAGAGGGGGCGCCAGCTGCCCCACATCCATCGGCCTATCCTGACACCTCCTTCTGGCTGTCACAGGACGGCACTGAGGTGGTGGCTGTGGGGGTGAGCCTGGCACAGCCCAGCTGCGTGGTCCGTGGACTCTAAGCAGTCAGCACTGTGCTCACCCAGATGCTGGGCTGGGCTTCCCCAGGGCGTGGTGAGGTTTCGGGCAGGAGTGGGGTGAGGGCGCAGAacagaagggaggaggggtggggagtgtgGGTGTGGGGGCTGTGGGAGCAGCACCTGGAGCCAGAGGAGAGGAAGTGACCTCAGGGCCCATCCAGCTCTCGGGGCATCACTGGGTCATGTCCGTGGGTCCTCTTGATGTCTGCTCTTGGGGTCGGGGGAACCCCGTGGGGGGCCTTAGTGCTGGCTCTGGCCTGGACCTGGCCAGGCGTGCGTCTGTGCCCCTTGGCCTGGTGGGTCTCAGGATGGAGAGCTGGGTGCACCGGCCCACCCGCTGGTGGGTGTGCACTGGCGGCCTGGTCCGTGGGGGGCTCTGCAGGCAGTGGCTTGTGAGGCACAGGCCTGGAGGGGCTGTTCCCCCGGGCCCCAGCTGGACccgaggggctggggtggaggtggcaTCCTGACAGCCCTGGCGGGGTTGGGACCAGACCCCTCCAGgtcacccagccccctcccacgGGAGGTTCGGGATTGGGATGACCTGCTGGGGGCAGGTCCCAGGAACCAACTCCTGCTCAGCGCGAGTTTCTGGGTGGGGCTCCAGCTGGTGGTGCTGCAGGCAGCCGGCTCCCAGGACCCCAGAGTCAAGGGCTGCAGCTTCTCTGGGCAGGCCTGTGCCCCGGCAGCTCACCGCTCTCCCTCTTTGCTGGGAAGGGGGTCCCAGGCCCTCAATCTCCACAGACACTGCCAACACCCCCTCCAGCAGGCCTGGGAAGGGTTCACGGGGAGGCAGCCGAGTCGTTTTCACTCAGTGTTTAATAGGGTCAGACTGGCAAAGACAGAGGTGAGAGACTTCGGGCTGTGAGTTCAACGCATCTGCAAACCGCGCACGGAGGCGAGAGCAGCGGGGCTGCAGCTTCGCCAACCACAGGGAGGCCCCAGAGCAGGTGCTATGTGGCCGCCGAAGCCCGGGTTGGTCCTGGAGCTCCTGGCAGGGCCTTGCCATGACGCCCAGGGCCACGCCAGCCACAGCATCAGCAGCCTTGACGGCCGAGGTCATGAAGGACAGCCCGAGCCACCTACACACAGAGCTCCGGAAGGTTTGGGAGAAATGCTGTTACCCCACTCCCGCTTCAGCCCAGCTAAGCACCCCGACCCCAGGGGCCGAGGGCCAGTCCTGGTGGTGACCGAGAGCCGGGTCAGGGTGTCAAGGCAGCCCGGCTGTGTCCTTGAATGGGTTCCGGGAAAGCACGTGGCTCGCAGAGGGCCCAACACGCGCGTCTGGGCCTCCCACGTGTCTGCTTCTGGCACGAATGCCTGTCCCGCCGGGCTCTTGGAGACGCTGCCCCCAAACTGTCACTGTGATAAACACACAAATTGTCCCCTGCAGGTCAGTGGCCATGGAGCACACAAAGTCACTCAACACTGGGAAGCTGGTGGCTCAGCGTCTCCCGCCCAGGCAGTCCCGGAGCAGTGAGGTCAGTGAAGCGCCAACCTGGAACCAGAAAGACCCATAGAGTCCGGGGCACGGTGGGACCCCTGTGTCTGGCATCCGTGGCCGTCGGCATCAAgctccccacaccctccctcgTCACAGCCGCCCGTCCTCGAGTGAGCTGACAGCGACTGACAGTTTACCAACGGAACCGTCCTGCCCGAGGCCTGTTCTGTGGTGGGAAACCTGCGCATCATGCAGGAATGACCCTCGTGGCTGCGGGGCTGGTTTACAAACGACAAGAGTTCCCGAGTCCTCATACCCCTGGCCAGCGCAGCGGACGCTCTGCATCTCACCCCCAAGCATCCGACGGCAGGATGAAGAAAcgtgatttgggagttcccttgtggctcagcgggttgaggatctgctgttgtcactgcagtggcttgggtcaccgctacagcgtgggttccatccctggcccgggaacgtccacgtgccgtgggtacagccaaaaaaaaaaaagagaaagaaaagagtttgcCAATTCCGAGGTCACAGTAACGTTTTGTTTATGAGAAGATGATGATTTTCAGGAACTGGAACACATGACGTCAGCCCACAGCGGTGAGCTGCACGCTGGCGCAGGAGGACTTTAAAAGGTACAGCATCGTAGAAAAATAACTGCAGTCCAGTAAAATGCGTGTTGTTTCGCTTCTCTGCTTAGACCTGAATTCAAACCAGTTACAGCATCCTTTTCCTCGGGGGAAACACAGTTATTGGCTGTGTGTCTACATGATTTCAAAACATTCCAAGCAGTTAATCCCAACATTCAAGTCCTTTCATAAAAAGCATTAGTAAAGCCAGTTTGGTGCTTAGAGGCAAAACGATTTAAGCTCACGACAACAAGCTCCCCCCTAAGGCAGAATCATCTGGAAAACTGAACAGAGAATGCACGTGTCTTAAACACCGAGGGGAGGGAGTCATTTCCTCTGTGACCCCGGGAGCCCCAGCGGC
Proteins encoded:
- the SMIM1 gene encoding small integral membrane protein 1; its protein translation is MQPQESSVQYSRWEDGGSRDGVSVASGPGAEEASGWARVSRKLCSGKLGISLKVLGGVALFWAVFILGYITGYYVHKCK